A stretch of the Panicum virgatum strain AP13 chromosome 9N, P.virgatum_v5, whole genome shotgun sequence genome encodes the following:
- the LOC120690930 gene encoding patatin-like protein 6 — translation MDEAEEMQVERLQEEADAGGADTDKLSYEIFSILESKFLFGYTDPHQLWLPKAPPPAQASAAAAAVAPGKAAQRGKVCVLCVDGGGGGLRALLAGRALAHLELALRRASGDPDARVADYFDLAAGTGAGGVFAAMLFSTHSRGAPLFHADDTWRLVADHAPRMFRRPAGSSASLFCRGRKQRPLAAPTAALESAMRFAFGEELTLRDTIKPVLISCYDLKTSAPLVFSRADALENESYDFRLCEVGRAAWSEAGRFEPAEVSSVDGATSCAAVDGGPTMGSPAAAAITHVLHNKHEFPFVRGVEDLLVLSIGGCSGGGTGAAADADLRSMRRWGPKEWARPIARIAADGAADLVDHAVARAFGQCRSPNYLRIQAKRESMPPCGPDGEYEPTPGNVRALLAAADEMLKQRNVESVLFEGRRVAEQTNAEKLDRFAAELVAEHRSRGSRIAPTVAFKQAPQKPSALG, via the exons ATGGACGAGGCGGAGGAGATGCAGGTGGAGAGGCTGCAGGAGGAGGCCGACGCGGGGGGCGCCGACACGGACAAGCTCAGCTACGAGATATTCTCCATCCTCGAGAGCAAGTTCCTGTTCGGCTACACCGACCCGCACCAGCTCTGGCTGCccaaggcgccgccgccggcgcaggcgtccgcggcggcggcggcggtcgcgccGGGGAAGGCGGCGCAGCGGGGGAAGGTCTGCGTGCTCTGCGTtgacggcggcgggggcgggctgCGGGCGCTGCTGGCCGGCCGCGCGCTGGCGCACCTGGAGTTGGCGCTCCGCCGCGCGTCGGGGGACCCCGACGCCCGCGTCGCCGACTACTTCGACCTCGCCGCGGGCACCGGCGCGGGGGGCGTGTTCGCTGCGATGCTCTTCTCCACGCACTCGCGCGGCGCGCCGCTGTTCCACGCCGACGACACGTGGCGGCTCGTGGCCGACCACGCGCCGCGGATGTTCCGCAGGCCCGCgggctcctcggcctccctgttCTGCCGCGGGAGGAAGCAGCGGCCGCTGGCCgcgcccacggcggcgctggagtCGGCCATGAGGTTCGCGTTCGGCGAGGAGCTCACCCTGCGGGACACCATCAAGCCCGTGCTCATCTCCTGCTACGACCTCAAGACGTCCGCGCCGCTGGTGTTCTCGCGCGCCGACGCCCTGGAGAACGAGAGCTACGACTTCCGCCTCTGCGAGGTCGGCCGCGCCGCGTGGTCCGAGGCCGGCCGCTTCGAGCCCGCCGAGGTGTCCTCGGTGGACGGCGCCAcgtcctgcgccgccgtggacggCGGGCCCACCATGGGCAGCcctgcggccgccgccatcacgcACGTGCTCCACAACAAGCATGAGTTCCCGTTCGTGCGCGGCGTCGAGGACCTCCTCGTGCTCTCCATCGGCGGCTGCTCCGGCGgaggcaccggcgccgccgccgacgcggacCTCCGGAGTATGCGCCGGTGGGGTCCCAAGGAGTGGGCACGCCCCATCGCCCGCATTGcggccgacggcgccgccgaccTGGTCGACCACGCCGTGGCGCGCGCCTTCGGGCAATGCCGCTCGCCGAACTACCTGCGCATCCAG GCGAAGCGGGAGAGCATGCCGCCGTGCGGTCCGGACGGGGAGTACGAGCCGACGCCGGGGAACGTGCGCGCGCTGCTGGCTGCGGCGGACGAGATGCTGAAGCAGCGGAACGTGGAGTCGGTGCTGTTCGAGGGGAGGCGGGTCGCGGAGCAGACGAACGCAGAGAAGCTGGACCGGTTCGCGGCCGAGCTCGTCGCCGAGCACCGCAGCAGGGGATCCCGGATCGCGCCCACCGTCGCGTTCAAGCAGGCGCCGCAGAAGCCGTCGGCGCTGGGCTGA